One part of the Salvelinus fontinalis isolate EN_2023a chromosome 4, ASM2944872v1, whole genome shotgun sequence genome encodes these proteins:
- the LOC129853103 gene encoding acyl-coenzyme A thioesterase MBLAC2-like, with translation MSATDWYAHKSLGEGLYWIQEKFFESSNRANIWLLRGSHQDVVIDTGLGLRSLPDYINTKGLLGDDPQRKNPILAIATHAHFDHSGGLHQFEQVGVHSAEVDALANGDNFETVTWLSDREIVQAPWPGWRAREYRVKAVQPTHILQEGDVINLGDRQLTVLHMPGHSRGSICLHDGDNKMLFSGDVVYDGAMIDWLPTSRVSDYVSSCERLVGLVDSEQVDQVMPGHYHTFGAKRLHHIASGYIDRAGTCPARFSTFAWRTLAGLALRASNTRGIC, from the exons ATGTCTGCAACGGACTGGTACGCGCACAAATCCCTCGGAGAAGGTCTGTACTGGATCCAGGAGAAGTTTTTTGAATCTTCAAACAGAGCAAATATTTGGCTCCTTCGAGGATCTCACCAAGATGTAGTGATAGACACGGGCTTGGGGTTGAGGAGTTTACCAGATTACATTAACACCAAAGGTCTGCTTGGAGACGACCCGCAGCGAAAGAACCCCATTTTGGCGATCGCCACCCACGCCCACTTCGACCACTCAGGTGGTCTGCATCAGTTCGAACAGGTGGGAGTCCACAGCGCAGAGGTCGATGCACTGGCCAACGGAGACAACTTCGAGACCGTCACGTGGCTGTCCGACAGAGAGATAGTCCAGGCTCCCTGGCCAGGATGGAGGGCCAGAGaatacagagtcaaggctgtacaACCAACACACATACTACAAGAAG GTGATGTCATCAACCTGGGCGACAGGCAGCTGACGGTGCTGCACATGCCCGGCCACTCCCGGGGAAGCATCTGCCTGCACGACGGGGACAACAAGATGCTGTTCAGCGGGGATGTGGTCTATGACGGAGCCATGATCGACTGGCTGCCCACCAGCCGGGTCAGCGACTACGTCAGTAGCTGTGAGCGCCTGGTGGGGCTGGTGGATAGTGAGCAGGTGGACCAGGTAATGCCGGGACACTATCACACGTTTGGTGCAAAACGGCTCCACCACATTGCCTCGGGGTACATCGACAGAGCCGGCACCTGCCCGGCACGCTTCTCCACATTTGCCTGGAGGACCTTGGCCGGATTGGCGCTACGGGCGTCCAACACACGTGGCATCTGCTAG